A single window of Herpetosiphon gulosus DNA harbors:
- a CDS encoding MerR family transcriptional regulator: MQQLSISMVAKQAGIKASTIRYYEEINLLPPAARQNGRRYYDQQIFERLAFIRTTQRLGFSLTEIQLLFQHEQQQAPLAGLWRQLAKQKLADLSQLLEQASHVQQLLQRGLRCRCATLEMCVHCVLQHCQD, translated from the coding sequence ATGCAACAACTTAGTATCAGTATGGTCGCCAAACAGGCGGGAATCAAAGCCTCAACTATTCGTTATTATGAAGAAATTAATTTATTGCCGCCTGCTGCACGGCAGAATGGTCGGCGTTATTATGATCAGCAGATTTTCGAGCGTCTGGCGTTTATTCGCACAACTCAGCGGCTTGGCTTTAGCCTCACCGAGATTCAATTGCTATTTCAACATGAACAGCAACAGGCTCCATTAGCAGGCTTATGGCGGCAATTAGCCAAGCAAAAATTGGCCGATCTTAGCCAATTGCTCGAACAAGCTAGCCATGTGCAACAATTACTCCAGCGCGGGCTACGTTGTCGCTGCGCCACCCTTGAAATGTGTGTGCATTGTGTGTTACAACATTGTCAGGATTAA
- a CDS encoding sporulation protein, with product MFRKLLASVGIGNARIETHLHNNTTAPGGTITGEVHIMGGDVEQDIEALYLFLVARYTREYDDSKMTQDHTIGQYPLTQRFKLQPGAQQRIPFSINLPLDTPLTMGHQPVFIRTGLSISGGVDAGDVDQLQIQPHPSQATIIQAIQQIGFQLYTVHNEYNSRWRGPYPFVQELEFKPYGHQSFHIEELEVVLDLQDYGVDVYLEIDKRLHGFAKLFADFDLNERYAKLTFTHADIQRPDLAHIISQTIQSRIRH from the coding sequence ATGTTCCGTAAATTGCTCGCCAGCGTTGGTATTGGCAATGCTCGTATCGAAACCCATCTCCACAATAATACAACCGCTCCAGGTGGCACGATCACTGGCGAAGTGCATATTATGGGCGGTGATGTCGAACAAGATATCGAGGCACTGTATTTGTTTTTGGTCGCTCGTTATACCCGCGAGTACGACGATAGCAAAATGACCCAAGATCACACGATTGGGCAATATCCACTGACGCAGCGGTTTAAGCTTCAACCAGGCGCTCAACAACGCATTCCCTTTAGCATTAACTTGCCGCTCGATACGCCCTTGACCATGGGCCATCAGCCAGTCTTTATTCGCACTGGTTTATCGATCAGTGGCGGGGTCGATGCAGGTGATGTTGATCAATTGCAGATTCAGCCCCATCCTTCGCAAGCAACGATTATTCAGGCCATTCAGCAAATTGGCTTCCAGCTTTACACCGTGCACAACGAATACAACTCTCGCTGGCGCGGCCCCTATCCATTTGTGCAAGAACTTGAGTTCAAGCCCTATGGCCACCAAAGTTTCCACATCGAAGAATTAGAGGTTGTGCTCGATTTGCAAGATTATGGAGTTGATGTCTATTTGGAAATCGACAAGCGGTTGCATGGCTTTGCTAAGCTGTTTGCCGATTTTGACCTCAACGAGCGCTACGCGAAGTTGACCTTTACCCATGCCGATATTCAACGCCCTGATTTGGCGCATATCATCAGCCAAACCATCCAATCGCGCATTCGCCATTAA
- a CDS encoding DUF5107 domain-containing protein, with the protein MFRRITLSFCLLIVSLSFVPQRPSYAAFTDGFADTAFRQRWQRADQAVADGQTIRSWVWGQNIGPRIIERYQQSPQASRLVQYFDKARMEISQPNADRTSEWFATNGLLVVELISGKMQIGDQQFEARSAANVPIAGDPDSPSPTYASLEPIATTNGDHRSENRQGQRISSLLAANGQISDEPNLATANTTIVQYESVTGHNVPKVFFDFQQALGSVTNVLGTFGYPITEAYWIDTTINGQAQRVLFQAFERRVLTYNPNNSANWQVEMGNVGSHYYRWRYATPIYYFQDSSIAAKVSEAGTLALNTEGYQPALVDSLPNDPIYPYKRIDRSKITGYQPKNYRLLKLENRYVTLTILPELGGRVYQLINKATGQNLLYQNPVIKASHLGQRGWWLAAGGIEWAAPTEEHGYLESEPWDYRLEQTNEAARVIVSTTERHTGIQIEITIELNNDSQIVNMRGNYRNPTASPQTFQFWMNAMIAPGGINQLQRSLHFVVPTQQMIVHATQDSALPAPQQTISWPNFNQRDLSRYATWNGYIGLFAADNLSGKWAGVYDPALNQGLMLVDLDPNLPGIKTFAFGDQFDRSLYTTDDSDYAELWHGAQATFWDYPSLAAGQSRSFEAHWLPLHDLGDLSAGNRYGAVGLQTTSNGNLIVAIQPSQAVNATPIRISTAGQTLWQATLDLKPQQPLRVELTQNIARGEVLSIEWAGQTQQIIVP; encoded by the coding sequence ATGTTTCGCCGAATAACCCTGAGTTTTTGCTTATTAATTGTCAGTTTGAGTTTTGTGCCACAACGCCCAAGTTATGCTGCGTTTACTGATGGGTTTGCCGATACAGCCTTTCGCCAACGCTGGCAACGCGCCGATCAAGCAGTGGCCGATGGCCAAACCATCCGTTCATGGGTTTGGGGCCAAAACATCGGCCCACGGATTATCGAGCGCTATCAGCAATCGCCTCAAGCCAGCCGCCTTGTGCAATATTTTGATAAAGCTCGCATGGAAATTAGCCAACCTAACGCTGATCGTACCAGTGAGTGGTTTGCAACCAATGGTTTGTTGGTCGTTGAGTTGATCAGCGGCAAAATGCAAATTGGTGATCAGCAATTTGAGGCTCGTTCAGCGGCCAACGTGCCAATTGCTGGCGACCCCGATAGCCCAAGCCCAACCTATGCCAGCCTTGAGCCGATCGCCACCACCAACGGCGATCATCGCAGCGAAAATCGCCAAGGCCAGCGGATTAGCAGCCTACTAGCGGCAAACGGCCAGATCAGCGACGAGCCAAATTTGGCAACTGCCAACACGACCATCGTGCAGTATGAAAGCGTTACGGGCCACAACGTGCCCAAAGTATTTTTCGATTTTCAGCAAGCGCTGGGTAGCGTAACCAATGTACTTGGTACATTCGGTTACCCAATTACTGAGGCCTATTGGATCGATACAACGATTAACGGCCAAGCCCAACGAGTGTTATTCCAAGCTTTTGAGCGCCGTGTGCTCACCTACAATCCCAATAATTCGGCGAATTGGCAAGTTGAAATGGGCAATGTGGGCAGCCATTACTATCGCTGGCGCTATGCCACGCCAATCTATTATTTTCAGGATAGCAGCATTGCGGCCAAGGTTTCTGAGGCTGGCACGTTGGCCTTGAATACCGAAGGCTATCAGCCAGCGCTCGTCGATAGCCTACCCAACGACCCAATTTACCCCTACAAACGGATTGATCGCAGCAAAATCACGGGCTATCAACCTAAAAATTATCGTTTGCTCAAGCTTGAAAATCGTTATGTCACGCTAACGATCTTGCCAGAGCTGGGCGGGCGAGTTTATCAGCTGATCAACAAAGCCACAGGCCAGAACTTGCTCTATCAAAATCCAGTGATCAAAGCTAGTCATTTGGGGCAACGCGGTTGGTGGCTGGCGGCTGGCGGCATTGAATGGGCCGCCCCAACCGAGGAGCATGGCTACCTCGAATCTGAGCCATGGGATTATCGCTTGGAGCAAACTAACGAGGCGGCACGGGTGATCGTTTCAACCACTGAACGCCACACTGGCATCCAAATTGAAATCACGATTGAGCTAAATAACGATAGCCAAATCGTCAATATGCGTGGCAATTATCGCAACCCAACCGCTAGCCCGCAGACATTTCAATTTTGGATGAATGCGATGATTGCGCCTGGTGGCATCAACCAGCTGCAACGGAGCTTACATTTTGTCGTGCCAACCCAGCAGATGATTGTCCATGCAACTCAAGATTCAGCCCTACCAGCACCGCAACAAACGATCAGCTGGCCCAATTTCAATCAGCGTGATCTCAGTCGTTATGCAACGTGGAACGGCTATATCGGCCTCTTTGCCGCCGACAACCTGAGTGGAAAATGGGCTGGCGTGTATGATCCGGCGCTCAACCAAGGTCTGATGTTGGTTGATCTTGATCCTAACTTGCCTGGCATTAAAACCTTTGCCTTTGGCGACCAATTTGATCGCAGCCTTTACACCACCGATGACAGCGATTATGCCGAACTCTGGCATGGCGCACAAGCTACGTTTTGGGATTACCCAAGTTTAGCCGCAGGTCAAAGTCGTTCGTTCGAAGCCCATTGGCTGCCCTTGCACGATTTAGGCGATTTGAGCGCGGGCAATCGTTATGGTGCGGTTGGCTTGCAAACGACCAGCAACGGCAATCTAATTGTGGCAATTCAGCCAAGCCAAGCTGTCAATGCAACGCCAATTCGGATTAGCACGGCAGGCCAAACCCTTTGGCAAGCCACGCTTGATCTCAAGCCGCAGCAACCATTGCGCGTTGAATTAACCCAAAATATTGCTCGTGGTGAGGTTCTTTCAATCGAATGGGCTGGGCAAACACAGCAAATCATTGTTCCTTAG
- the trxA gene encoding thioredoxin — MQTVIDQPVQISDASFETQVLQSDTPVIVDFWAPWCVHCRVIAPILAKLAQRYAGEIVVAKINTDEDVQYASRLGVRGLPTMVVFQHGQEVDRWIGAMSEAAFEQRVQRLLGR, encoded by the coding sequence ATGCAAACCGTGATCGATCAGCCAGTTCAGATTAGCGATGCCAGCTTTGAAACGCAGGTATTACAATCGGATACGCCAGTAATTGTCGATTTTTGGGCACCTTGGTGTGTCCATTGCCGCGTGATTGCGCCAATTTTGGCCAAATTAGCTCAGCGTTATGCTGGTGAAATTGTGGTTGCTAAAATCAACACCGACGAAGATGTGCAATATGCCAGCCGTTTGGGTGTGCGTGGTTTGCCCACAATGGTGGTATTTCAACATGGCCAAGAGGTTGATCGCTGGATTGGGGCGATGAGTGAAGCAGCATTTGAGCAACGTGTGCAACGGCTGCTTGGGCGTTAA
- a CDS encoding helix-turn-helix domain-containing protein: MEQPSGLTYDPPASQLLSLQQAAAYTREYYPAQSLTEGTLRVYLNKGKIRGIKLDRYWYTTAAELERYLSQPTSATQSSVTDS, from the coding sequence ATGGAACAGCCCTCTGGTCTAACCTACGACCCACCAGCCAGCCAACTGCTCTCCTTGCAGCAGGCGGCGGCTTATACCCGTGAATATTACCCTGCTCAGTCGCTCACCGAAGGCACCTTGCGCGTTTACCTTAATAAAGGTAAAATCCGTGGCATCAAACTTGATCGCTATTGGTACACAACGGCGGCTGAGCTTGAGCGCTATCTTTCTCAACCTACTTCAGCCACCCAATCCTCAGTTACGGATTCGTAA